The following proteins are encoded in a genomic region of Elusimicrobiota bacterium:
- the hisH gene encoding imidazole glycerol phosphate synthase subunit HisH, protein MIAILDYGMGNVKSIQSMLKKIGQESIITSDLNIISQEWKYILPGVGSFDAGMRNLINSGIDKVLHHEVCVGKKKVLGICLGMQLLTKRSEEGQEPGLGWVDAETKRFSFSGEERKLPIPHMGWNSINVVRPLGLFSGLPEDQRYYFTHSYHVVCHNTEDVVAESNYGGPFTCAFQRENVFGVQFHPEKSHKYGMALLKNFCEV, encoded by the coding sequence GTGATTGCTATCTTGGATTATGGAATGGGGAACGTCAAATCGATTCAGTCCATGCTCAAGAAAATAGGCCAGGAATCCATTATCACTTCTGACCTGAACATCATTTCTCAGGAGTGGAAATATATTTTGCCGGGCGTGGGGTCCTTTGATGCGGGGATGAGGAATTTAATTAATTCGGGGATTGATAAGGTACTTCATCACGAAGTTTGTGTTGGTAAAAAGAAAGTCCTTGGGATATGTCTTGGGATGCAGCTTCTCACAAAAAGAAGTGAAGAAGGCCAGGAGCCGGGGTTGGGCTGGGTGGACGCGGAAACGAAACGCTTCTCTTTTTCTGGTGAGGAGAGGAAGTTACCGATTCCCCATATGGGATGGAATTCGATCAATGTGGTTCGGCCATTGGGCCTTTTTTCGGGTTTGCCTGAAGATCAGCGATATTATTTCACACACTCGTACCACGTGGTCTGTCATAACACGGAAGACGTCGTCGCAGAGTCCAACTACGGGGGCCCATTTACATGCGCCTTTCAAAGGGAGAATGTTTTTGGTGTACAATTTCACCCGGAGAAAAGCCACAAATATGGGATGGCCTTATTGAAAAACTTTTGTGAGGTGTAA
- a CDS encoding class I SAM-dependent methyltransferase produces MMPIPVGLFLRSAMQTTSKSFAQELKSELVNKAKNASSAVWQASLNNRKKEELAFHNKDRNAEIISNLPKDTFELLHGNKKYYSTTQLSRAYVESWIKKNCGEKIFLDYACGNGAMSLLAAQAGAALSIGIDISDVSIQNCQAKANSCHLSENTLYLQGDCENTGLPDNSVDIVICSGMLHHLDLSYAFPELRRILKPGGKVLAVEALNYNPVIKLYREFTPQMRTKWEKGHILSMRDVSFAQRFFEVSEVHFWHLFSILGVFIKIEAVHRLFNALDRIVLKIPIIRLMAWQFTFVLSKRNDN; encoded by the coding sequence ATGATGCCCATACCCGTTGGGCTTTTTCTGAGGAGTGCTATGCAAACCACATCTAAATCTTTCGCACAAGAATTAAAATCCGAATTGGTTAATAAGGCTAAAAATGCTTCCTCAGCGGTTTGGCAAGCCAGCCTGAATAATAGGAAAAAAGAGGAATTGGCATTTCATAACAAAGATCGGAATGCTGAAATTATTTCCAACCTTCCAAAGGATACCTTTGAACTTCTTCATGGCAATAAAAAATATTATTCAACCACTCAATTATCCAGAGCCTATGTGGAATCCTGGATTAAAAAAAACTGTGGAGAAAAAATATTTTTAGATTATGCCTGCGGAAATGGAGCAATGAGCCTTTTAGCCGCCCAGGCCGGAGCGGCCCTTTCTATTGGAATCGATATCAGTGATGTCTCAATTCAAAACTGCCAAGCCAAAGCCAACTCGTGTCATTTATCGGAAAATACCTTGTATTTACAGGGCGATTGTGAAAACACTGGTCTTCCGGACAATTCCGTTGATATCGTTATTTGCAGTGGGATGCTTCATCACTTAGACCTTAGTTATGCTTTTCCCGAACTTCGTCGAATTCTTAAACCAGGGGGTAAGGTTTTGGCAGTGGAAGCATTGAATTATAATCCAGTCATCAAACTCTACCGAGAGTTTACCCCACAGATGCGAACCAAATGGGAAAAGGGGCATATCCTTTCGATGCGAGATGTCTCTTTTGCCCAACGTTTTTTTGAAGTGAGTGAAGTTCACTTCTGGCATTTATTTTCCATTCTTGGCGTATTCATAAAAATTGAAGCCGTTCACCGTTTATTTAATGCCCTGGATCGAATTGTCCTAAAGATTCCCATCATTCGATTGATGGCATGGCAATTTACTTTTGTTCTTTCTAAACGGAATGACAACTAG
- the hisF gene encoding imidazole glycerol phosphate synthase subunit HisF, translated as MFHKRVIPCLLLHKGGLYKTIRFKDHTYIGDPINAVRIFNEKEVDELIFLDIDASVECQEPDYKMIEDIASECFMPLCYGGGIKNINQMKKLFALGIEKVSLSSVAAENPGIVREAATVFGSQSVAVTIDVLKKALGPYLVVTHNAKKKTNHRVEDFVVLMQQMGAGELIVNFVNNDGVMKGYDTELLKRVTSRVSLPVVALGGAGKLEDFSMAVQQSGVSALAAGSLFIYHGPLKGVLINYPSADLLKLFFHPGG; from the coding sequence GTGTTCCATAAAAGGGTGATCCCGTGCCTCTTGCTTCACAAAGGGGGACTCTACAAGACGATTCGTTTTAAAGATCATACCTACATTGGGGATCCGATTAATGCTGTTCGAATTTTTAATGAAAAAGAAGTGGACGAGCTGATTTTTTTGGATATTGACGCCTCGGTGGAGTGCCAGGAACCCGACTACAAAATGATTGAAGATATTGCCTCTGAATGTTTCATGCCGTTGTGTTATGGGGGTGGAATTAAGAATATCAATCAAATGAAGAAACTCTTTGCACTGGGTATTGAGAAGGTGTCCTTATCATCCGTGGCCGCTGAAAATCCAGGGATTGTTAGAGAGGCGGCGACGGTATTTGGTTCTCAAAGCGTTGCTGTGACAATTGATGTGTTAAAGAAAGCGTTAGGTCCTTATCTGGTCGTAACCCATAACGCGAAAAAAAAAACCAACCACAGGGTGGAAGATTTTGTTGTTCTTATGCAACAGATGGGGGCGGGAGAACTTATTGTCAATTTTGTTAATAACGATGGTGTCATGAAAGGGTATGACACGGAATTACTGAAACGTGTTACAAGTCGAGTCTCGTTGCCAGTCGTGGCTTTGGGAGGGGCAGGGAAATTGGAGGATTTTTCCATGGCTGTACAACAGTCGGGTGTTTCTGCTTTAGCAGCAGGAAGTTTATTTATTTATCATGGCCCTTTAAAAGGAGTGCTCATTAATTATCCTTCCGCGGACTTATTGAAATTATTTTTCCATCCGGGGGGATAA
- a CDS encoding N-acetyl sugar amidotransferase, translated as MADNRVCLNCVMDTSDPAITFDEKGICNHCHSFKEMRSKSWFPNDEGKKKLARIVEKIQTEEKNKPYDCILGLSGGIDSSYLALKVKEIGLRPLVVHVDGGWNSELAVQNIEKIVNYCGWNLYTIVIDWNEMRDLQLAYMKSGIANQDVPQDHAFFASLYHFATKHKIKYVLSGGNLASEFVFPRSWHWTAMDSINLKAIQKRFGKLKLRKYKTIGFLEYYLYYPFIKGMKTVRPLNYMPYVKSEALEILQKCLGYKAYDRKHGESLFTKFFQNYYLPMKFGYDKRKPHLSSLIVSGQLTRDQALAELEKPLYSPLELKSDKAYVAKKLGVPLLEFEEILNAPSHRYSDFPNMERYYKVMKTVQSLASKILGRRIENYA; from the coding sequence ATGGCTGACAACCGAGTGTGTCTCAATTGCGTGATGGACACAAGCGACCCCGCCATCACTTTTGATGAAAAGGGGATTTGCAACCACTGCCACTCGTTTAAAGAAATGCGTTCCAAGTCCTGGTTTCCCAACGATGAAGGGAAAAAGAAACTTGCCCGGATTGTTGAGAAAATACAGACAGAAGAAAAAAATAAACCTTATGATTGTATTCTGGGGTTAAGTGGGGGAATTGACAGTTCCTATTTGGCACTTAAAGTGAAAGAGATCGGCCTTCGTCCCCTCGTCGTTCACGTCGATGGGGGGTGGAACAGTGAATTGGCTGTTCAAAACATTGAAAAGATTGTCAACTATTGTGGATGGAACCTGTATACCATTGTGATTGATTGGAACGAGATGAGGGATTTACAGCTTGCCTACATGAAATCAGGGATCGCAAACCAAGATGTGCCGCAGGACCATGCTTTTTTCGCTTCCCTTTATCACTTTGCAACAAAACACAAAATAAAATATGTCTTAAGTGGGGGAAATCTTGCCTCCGAGTTCGTTTTCCCGCGCTCATGGCATTGGACCGCCATGGATTCCATTAACCTGAAGGCCATCCAAAAGAGGTTCGGTAAACTAAAGCTACGAAAATACAAAACGATTGGGTTCCTTGAATACTATTTGTACTATCCCTTCATCAAGGGAATGAAAACGGTTCGACCATTAAATTATATGCCTTACGTTAAATCAGAGGCCTTGGAAATTCTTCAGAAGTGTCTGGGCTACAAGGCGTATGATAGAAAACATGGGGAGTCGCTCTTTACCAAGTTTTTTCAAAATTACTACTTGCCAATGAAATTTGGGTATGACAAAAGAAAGCCGCATCTCTCAAGTTTGATTGTGTCGGGCCAACTCACTCGTGATCAGGCACTTGCGGAGTTGGAGAAGCCCCTCTATAGTCCCCTCGAACTCAAATCGGACAAAGCCTATGTCGCCAAAAAACTTGGCGTTCCTCTTCTGGAATTCGAGGAAATATTGAACGCGCCGTCTCACCGGTACAGCGATTTTCCGAACATGGAACGGTATTATAAAGTCATGAAAACCGTCCAATCCTTAGCGTCCAAGATTCTTGGTAGGAGGATTGAGAACTATGCCTGA
- a CDS encoding glycosyltransferase family 4 protein, translating to MIQHTTSEEMGGVHIVRLKKIRGRIGRVWASLTTAPLAALKTGAKIIHFHDPELLLAGVGFALIGKKVIYDVHEDYSAAILSRDWMPILFRKSVGVLFYFLEKVCSFFFSGIVVATPSIGEKFSSKKTVLVQNFPLLSDLIHENTHQRNANGTIASYVGVISKERGLMEMIEAVELLPEKLGLSLHIAGDLPPELCQAIEQKVKKNNRFVFKGLISRAEVGDLLSQSLVGLVLFHPCPNHTKSQPNKLFEYMAAGIPVIASDFPHWKKFVLENQCGLCVDPLSPIQIAKAIEWIMAHPDQAEEMGNNGRILIESRFNWETESRKLLDLYHGFGGSVVA from the coding sequence GTGATTCAACATACGACCAGTGAAGAGATGGGGGGGGTTCATATCGTCCGATTGAAGAAGATCCGCGGTCGAATTGGCCGAGTGTGGGCTTCGCTTACTACCGCTCCCCTGGCGGCTCTTAAAACGGGGGCAAAAATTATTCATTTTCATGATCCGGAATTATTGTTGGCGGGAGTTGGATTCGCGCTTATTGGAAAAAAAGTTATTTATGATGTTCATGAAGACTATTCGGCCGCAATCCTCAGCCGTGATTGGATGCCCATCCTTTTTAGAAAATCCGTTGGTGTTTTGTTTTATTTTCTTGAAAAAGTTTGTTCTTTTTTCTTTTCAGGGATTGTTGTCGCGACCCCGAGCATTGGAGAAAAATTTTCTTCAAAAAAAACAGTGCTTGTTCAGAATTTCCCACTTCTCTCTGACCTTATCCATGAGAACACCCACCAAAGGAACGCCAACGGGACTATAGCCTCTTATGTCGGAGTGATATCGAAAGAGCGCGGTTTGATGGAAATGATTGAAGCCGTCGAATTGCTTCCGGAAAAATTAGGTTTAAGTTTGCACATTGCGGGCGATTTGCCTCCTGAATTATGTCAGGCCATAGAACAGAAAGTTAAAAAGAATAATCGATTTGTTTTTAAAGGGTTAATAAGTCGGGCAGAGGTGGGGGATCTTTTGTCCCAATCGCTTGTGGGTTTGGTTCTTTTTCATCCATGCCCAAATCACACGAAATCCCAACCGAATAAACTTTTTGAGTATATGGCGGCTGGAATACCGGTGATTGCCTCTGATTTCCCACATTGGAAGAAATTCGTTTTAGAAAATCAATGCGGACTCTGTGTCGATCCGCTTTCTCCAATTCAAATTGCAAAGGCCATTGAATGGATCATGGCTCATCCTGATCAAGCCGAAGAAATGGGCAATAATGGGCGTATACTTATTGAGAGTCGGTTTAACTGGGAAACCGAATCTCGAAAATTACTTGATCTGTATCACGGGTTTGGTGGTTCTGTGGTTGCATGA
- a CDS encoding WecB/TagA/CpsF family glycosyltransferase: MRSSPVSVRVPIAGISVDTLTEKEVIERVKVYVESDEVHQIITANPLMIMAAEKDPALLAAFRSADLVVPDSVGVIGAALLKGRRLTKISGIDLLETLCAQAAERGWRVFFLGAAPGVAESAAKVLANRHTGLSVSGVHHGYFNRKNEETVIQQIAKSKSDLLFVALSTPFQDGWIHTNLNGLGAKVVMGVGGSFDVLSGRLHRAPRWMRAAGFEWLFRLFQEPRRAGRMLRLFIFVFKITRNSARWDR; this comes from the coding sequence ATGAGATCATCTCCTGTGTCTGTTCGCGTCCCCATTGCGGGAATATCTGTCGACACACTGACAGAAAAAGAGGTGATTGAGCGGGTTAAGGTTTATGTGGAAAGCGACGAAGTCCATCAGATTATCACAGCGAATCCGCTCATGATCATGGCCGCGGAGAAGGATCCCGCTCTTCTCGCGGCGTTTCGATCCGCGGATCTGGTTGTCCCGGATTCTGTCGGTGTTATTGGGGCCGCCCTGCTTAAGGGTCGGCGTTTGACAAAAATATCCGGCATCGACTTGCTCGAAACCCTTTGTGCCCAAGCCGCGGAACGGGGATGGCGCGTTTTCTTCCTGGGCGCCGCCCCGGGGGTCGCCGAATCGGCGGCCAAAGTTTTGGCCAATCGACACACCGGACTTAGCGTCTCCGGCGTCCACCACGGGTATTTTAATCGAAAAAATGAGGAAACGGTTATCCAACAAATTGCCAAGTCCAAATCAGACCTCTTGTTTGTTGCCCTTTCCACCCCCTTCCAAGACGGTTGGATTCACACCAATTTGAATGGGCTCGGAGCCAAAGTTGTGATGGGCGTGGGGGGGAGTTTTGATGTTCTCTCCGGGCGCCTTCACCGCGCTCCCCGGTGGATGCGCGCCGCCGGTTTTGAATGGCTCTTCCGCCTTTTTCAAGAACCTCGACGAGCCGGTCGTATGCTCCGCCTCTTTATCTTTGTATTTAAAATAACTAGGAATAGCGCAAGGTGGGACCGCTGA
- a CDS encoding UDP-N-acetyl glucosamine 2-epimerase: MKFIHVIGARPQFVKYAPVAIALGRFTRKKKADLKNLVIHTGQHYDRNMSEVFFQGLGIPPPDYFLNVRSGSHGEQTARILTRTEKVFYREKPDLVVVYGDTNTTLGAALAAAKMHIPVAHVESGLRSYNKQMPEEINRILTDQVSSLFFCTSKNAVEVLRREGRVRRLNNGNLIPWAGPDQKVPHWDMDHPLAINVGDVMRDVFESTRAKALTSSKVLKQFSLKPRRYVVVTVHRAENTSDTNSFEKIIRFINSSAKGKMVIFPMHPRTRGVYAKSNVRFSSLVQVIDPLSYLDVVALVSQAEMVMTDSGGLQKEAFWSKVPCVTLRNETEWIETVKAGWNILYKNYKGIWPFFKKGTECYGDGRAAMRIARVLLSFKDKGGIRG, from the coding sequence ATGAAATTTATTCATGTCATTGGAGCCCGTCCCCAATTTGTCAAGTATGCTCCTGTTGCCATTGCCCTGGGGCGGTTCACAAGGAAAAAAAAAGCGGATTTAAAGAATCTGGTCATTCATACGGGCCAGCATTACGATCGCAATATGTCGGAGGTGTTTTTTCAGGGACTGGGAATCCCTCCCCCTGATTATTTTCTTAATGTTAGGTCGGGTTCCCATGGGGAACAAACAGCTCGGATTCTCACTCGAACAGAAAAAGTTTTTTATCGGGAAAAACCCGACCTGGTGGTCGTTTATGGCGATACCAATACGACCCTTGGGGCCGCTCTTGCCGCGGCGAAAATGCATATTCCCGTGGCCCATGTTGAATCTGGACTGCGAAGTTACAACAAACAAATGCCTGAGGAAATTAATCGGATCCTCACCGACCAGGTATCGTCCCTCTTTTTTTGCACAAGTAAAAATGCTGTGGAGGTTCTGCGGCGGGAAGGTCGTGTCCGACGGTTGAACAACGGAAATCTTATCCCATGGGCAGGCCCCGATCAAAAAGTGCCTCATTGGGATATGGATCACCCGTTGGCGATCAATGTGGGTGATGTGATGCGGGATGTTTTTGAATCGACACGGGCAAAAGCGCTCACCTCATCGAAGGTTTTAAAACAGTTCTCTCTTAAGCCGCGCCGCTATGTCGTGGTGACGGTTCACCGGGCTGAAAACACATCGGATACGAACTCTTTTGAGAAAATTATTCGTTTCATTAACTCTTCGGCAAAAGGGAAAATGGTCATCTTTCCGATGCACCCTCGAACGAGGGGGGTGTATGCGAAGTCAAACGTCCGGTTCTCCTCACTTGTTCAAGTGATTGATCCCCTCTCCTATCTTGATGTCGTGGCCCTCGTGTCCCAAGCGGAAATGGTTATGACGGATTCCGGCGGCCTGCAAAAGGAAGCCTTTTGGTCTAAAGTCCCTTGTGTCACGTTACGAAATGAAACCGAATGGATTGAGACTGTGAAGGCTGGATGGAATATCCTTTATAAAAATTATAAGGGGATATGGCCTTTTTTCAAGAAAGGGACAGAATGTTATGGGGACGGCCGGGCCGCGATGCGGATTGCCCGGGTGCTCCTGTCTTTCAAAGATAAGGGAGGGATTCGTGGATAA
- a CDS encoding Gfo/Idh/MocA family oxidoreductase, translated as MGTAGPRCGLPGCSCLSKIREGFVDKRTIGLIGLGYWGKNILRDLTHLGVLHKACDAHDGTLFDKRKEYPHVEFTSDANDIFEDDRIKAVAIATPATTHFHLVKKALLSGKDVFVEKPLSLNVIEGQELVGLAKKLNKILMVGHILQYHPAVVKLKELISDGSLGKIQYLYSNRLNIGKLRTEENIWWSFAPHDISVILMLLEDEPVRILASGGDYINKGICDTTLTVLEFLNGVKAHVFVSWLHPFKEQKLVVVGSKTMAVFDDVAKDKLVLYPHLIEWKGGRLPVATKAPHVVVPTDPEPPLRKELLHFLDCVLTRKEPRTSGEEGLRVLKVLEKAEKLLLNKEPVRHHADVFVHPSAVVDDKASIGKNSKIWHFSHILNGSKVGEKCVIGQNVVVGPDVSIGTGCKIQNNVSVYKGVTLEDDVFCGPSCVFTNVYNPRAFIERKNEFLPTLVKKGATIGANATIVCGVKIGRYSVVGAGAVVKTDVLDHAIVVGVPARQKGWACFCGTTLAFEAEKAQCKYCRQSFSLSDGVLIQGD; from the coding sequence ATGGGGACGGCCGGGCCGCGATGCGGATTGCCCGGGTGCTCCTGTCTTTCAAAGATAAGGGAGGGATTCGTGGATAAACGTACTATTGGATTAATCGGCCTGGGGTATTGGGGAAAAAATATTTTGAGAGATCTGACTCACTTGGGCGTATTGCATAAGGCCTGTGATGCCCATGACGGGACGCTCTTTGATAAGAGGAAAGAATATCCCCATGTCGAATTTACATCGGATGCCAATGATATTTTTGAGGATGACAGAATTAAGGCTGTTGCCATCGCCACCCCAGCAACGACACATTTTCATTTGGTCAAGAAAGCCTTGCTTTCGGGGAAAGATGTTTTTGTTGAAAAGCCTCTGTCCTTGAATGTTATTGAAGGTCAAGAACTTGTTGGTTTGGCAAAAAAATTGAACAAAATCCTCATGGTTGGCCATATCCTTCAGTACCATCCCGCCGTTGTGAAACTGAAGGAACTGATCTCTGATGGAAGTCTGGGAAAGATTCAGTATCTCTATTCGAATCGGCTCAATATTGGAAAACTGAGGACAGAGGAAAATATCTGGTGGAGTTTTGCCCCCCACGATATATCCGTGATTTTAATGTTGCTGGAAGATGAACCCGTTCGAATCCTTGCCTCGGGCGGGGATTACATCAATAAAGGCATCTGCGACACGACTTTGACCGTGCTTGAGTTCCTTAACGGTGTGAAAGCCCATGTGTTCGTCAGTTGGCTTCATCCCTTTAAGGAGCAAAAACTTGTGGTGGTCGGTTCTAAAACCATGGCTGTCTTTGATGACGTAGCGAAAGACAAATTGGTGCTTTATCCTCACCTCATCGAATGGAAAGGGGGACGGTTGCCCGTCGCGACGAAAGCCCCGCATGTTGTCGTTCCAACGGATCCGGAACCCCCATTGCGCAAGGAGCTTCTCCACTTTCTCGACTGTGTCCTAACACGAAAAGAACCTAGAACAAGCGGGGAGGAGGGGCTTCGTGTTTTAAAAGTGCTTGAAAAAGCTGAAAAGCTTCTCTTGAACAAAGAACCCGTACGGCATCATGCCGATGTCTTTGTCCATCCATCGGCTGTGGTGGACGATAAGGCGTCCATTGGTAAGAACTCGAAAATTTGGCATTTTTCTCACATTCTCAACGGATCAAAAGTTGGGGAGAAATGCGTCATTGGCCAGAATGTCGTTGTTGGACCAGATGTGAGTATCGGGACCGGCTGTAAAATTCAAAATAACGTTTCGGTCTACAAGGGAGTCACGCTGGAGGATGATGTGTTTTGTGGTCCCTCTTGTGTCTTCACGAATGTTTACAACCCGCGCGCTTTTATCGAAAGGAAAAACGAATTCTTACCAACATTGGTGAAAAAGGGAGCTACGATTGGGGCGAATGCAACCATTGTTTGTGGTGTGAAAATTGGACGTTATTCTGTGGTGGGAGCCGGCGCTGTTGTGAAAACCGATGTGCTCGATCATGCGATTGTGGTTGGTGTTCCTGCCCGCCAGAAGGGATGGGCTTGTTTCTGCGGAACAACCTTGGCGTTTGAAGCGGAGAAAGCTCAATGCAAATACTGTCGCCAATCCTTTTCCCTCAGCGACGGCGTATTGATTCAAGGAGATTGA
- a CDS encoding lipopolysaccharide biosynthesis protein: MRISYYWNNVGTVLGGMLTAQSIPLIASFVIARIYGPAEFGVYAIWWGYVSIASVVVTGRLEHAFGLAEVGQARYRLVATAVLLVFFISVPLAILFVVFASTGLLSLSMPPPMACLIVPAALFVSLSQIWQSLAACDGKFRELSIIRISQALSVALLQVLAGAIFPSASMLALAHAVGALLGVSLSVTFIRLPIGSFPSGMSDSLIALRNTLSRYRKFPLYSLPADGLNTVAGQLPLFILQARFGSDVAGWTALAMRIFGAPVALLGGAIRDVFKNVSSEAFIAKGDCKAEYLHTLKVLCLCSAIAVPLFMMISEPLFSKGYGENWRMAGTICAWLTPMFAMRFIASPLSYTMYLAEKQKYDLAWQAALLLFTLGAFSVPASYKNALLIYSAGYGLMYGVYCMMSFHFSKGKPRP, translated from the coding sequence ATGAGAATATCCTATTATTGGAATAATGTTGGGACCGTTTTGGGGGGAATGCTAACGGCTCAATCGATTCCGCTGATCGCTTCGTTTGTGATCGCGCGAATATACGGACCGGCGGAATTTGGTGTTTACGCGATTTGGTGGGGATATGTATCCATTGCTTCGGTTGTCGTCACAGGAAGACTGGAGCATGCGTTTGGTTTAGCGGAGGTGGGGCAGGCCCGTTACAGGCTTGTGGCAACCGCGGTATTACTGGTGTTTTTTATTTCTGTGCCACTCGCTATCCTGTTTGTGGTTTTTGCCTCCACGGGGTTACTCTCCCTTTCGATGCCCCCCCCTATGGCGTGTCTTATTGTTCCAGCAGCCCTTTTCGTCTCTTTGTCCCAAATATGGCAATCATTGGCCGCCTGTGATGGGAAATTTCGCGAATTGTCAATTATCCGTATCAGCCAAGCATTGTCGGTGGCCCTGTTGCAGGTTTTGGCGGGAGCCATCTTCCCCTCTGCCAGTATGCTCGCGCTGGCTCATGCCGTGGGTGCCCTCTTGGGGGTGTCTTTATCCGTTACGTTTATTCGATTACCAATCGGCTCATTTCCTTCTGGAATGTCCGATTCGTTGATAGCTCTTCGGAACACTTTAAGTCGCTACAGAAAGTTTCCCCTTTATTCATTACCGGCGGATGGGTTGAATACGGTGGCCGGGCAGTTGCCTCTTTTTATCCTTCAGGCACGGTTTGGGAGTGACGTCGCCGGTTGGACGGCTCTTGCCATGAGAATTTTTGGAGCCCCCGTTGCATTGTTGGGGGGAGCGATTCGAGACGTTTTCAAGAATGTATCAAGCGAGGCCTTCATCGCCAAGGGGGATTGTAAAGCGGAGTACCTCCATACCCTCAAAGTTCTTTGCCTTTGTTCAGCAATTGCCGTTCCTCTATTCATGATGATTAGCGAGCCGCTGTTTTCCAAAGGGTATGGTGAAAATTGGAGGATGGCGGGGACGATATGCGCATGGTTGACCCCTATGTTTGCCATGCGTTTTATTGCTAGTCCTTTGAGCTACACGATGTATCTCGCGGAAAAACAAAAATATGATTTAGCTTGGCAGGCGGCACTGTTGCTATTTACTCTCGGCGCATTTTCCGTTCCGGCAAGTTATAAGAATGCTCTCTTAATTTATAGTGCGGGGTACGGATTAATGTACGGGGTTTACTGCATGATGTCGTTTCACTTTAGCAAAGGGAAACCCCGTCCATGA